From the genome of Bos indicus x Bos taurus breed Angus x Brahman F1 hybrid chromosome 14, Bos_hybrid_MaternalHap_v2.0, whole genome shotgun sequence, one region includes:
- the ZHX1 gene encoding zinc fingers and homeoboxes protein 1 — protein sequence MASRRKSTTPCMVLASEQDPDLELVSDLDEGPPVLTPIENTRTESVSSDEEVHESVDSDNQQNKKVEGGYECKYCTFQTPDLNMFTFHVDSEHPNVVLNSSYVCVECNFLTKRYDALSEHNLKYHPGEENFKLTMVKRNNQTIFEQTINDLTFDGSFVKEENSEQAESTEVSSSGISISKTPIMKMMKNKVENKRITVHRNSAEDIPEEKENEIKPDREETVENPSSSASESNASTSVVNRIHPHAASTVVAPAAVLPGLAQVITAVSAQQNSSLIPKVLIPVNSIPTYNAALDNNPLLLNTYNKFPYPTMSEITVLSAQAKYTEEQIKIWFSAQRLKHGVSWTPEEVEEARRKQFNGTVHTVPQTITVIPTHISAGSNGLPSILQTCQIVGQPGLVLTQVGGTNTLPVTAPIALTVAGVPNQTNVQKSQVPTTQPTTETKPAIAAVPSAQLVKHEATLANPDSFGIRAKKTKEQLAELKVSYLKNQFPHDAEIIRLMKITGLTKGEIKKWFSDTRYNQRNSKSNQCLHLNNDSSATIIIDSSDETTESPAVVTSQQKQSWNPFPDFTPQKFKEKTAEQLRALQASFLNSSVLTEEELNRLRAQTKLTRREIDAWFTEKKKSKALKEEKVEVEESNAGSSKEEAGETSPGDETSAPKSGSTGKICKKTPEQLHMLKSAFVRTQWPSPEEYDKLAEESGLARTDIVSWFGDTRYAWKNGNLKWYYYYQSANSSSMNGLSSLRKRGRGRPKGRGRGRPRGRPRGGKRMNNWDRGPSLIKFKTGTAILKDYYLKHKFLNEQDLDELVNRSHMGYEQVREWFAERQRRSELGIELFEENEEEDEVIDDQEEEEEETDDSDTWEPPRHVKRKLSKSDD from the coding sequence ATGGCAAGCAGGCGAAAGTCTACAACACCCTGCATGGTCCTTGCCAGTGAACAGGATCCAGACCTCGAGTTGGTATCAGATTTGGACGAAGGTCCGCCTGTACTTACACCCATAGAAAACACCAGAACAGAGAGTGTCTCAAGTGATGAAGAAGTTCATGAGTCCGTGGATTCTGacaatcagcaaaataaaaaagttgaaGGTGGCTATGAATGTAAATACTGTACTTTCCAAACTCCAGATCTAAATATGTTTACTTTTCATGTGGATTCAGAACATCCCAATGTAGTGCTAAATTCATCCTATGTTTGTGTTGAATGCAATTTTCTTACCAAAAGGTATGATGCACTTTCTGAGCATAATCTGAAATATCACCCAGGAGAAGAGAATTTTAAGTTGACTATGGTAAAACGAAATAACCAGACAATCTTtgaacaaacaataaatgatctGACTTTTGATGGTAGTTTTGTTAAGGAGGAGAATTCAGAGCAAGCTGAATCTACAGAAGTTTCTTCTTCAGGAATATCTATCAGTAAAACTCCTATcatgaaaatgatgaaaaataaagtgGAGAACAAACGGATTACAGTTCATCGTAATTCAGCTGAGGACattccagaagagaaagagaatgaaatcaaACCAGACCGtgaagaaactgtggaaaatccaaGCTCTTCGGCTTCTGAATCGAATGCAAGTACTTCTGTTGTAAACAGAATCCACCCACATGCTGCCAGCACGGTTGTGGCCCCAGCAGCAGTTCTTCCTGGGTTAGCACAGGTGATCACGGCAGTATCAGCTCAGCAGAATTCCAGTTTGATTCCCAAAGTCCTAATCCCTGTTAATAGCATTCCTACCTACAATGCTGCATTGGATAACAACCCCCTTTTGCTTAACACCTACAACAAATTCCCTTATCCAACAATGTCAGAGATAACTGTTCTTTCTGCTCAAGCAAAATATACAGAGGAACAGATCAAGATATGGTTTTCAGCCCAACGTCTAAAACACGGTGTTAGCTGGACTCCCGAGGAAGTAGAGGAGGCAAGAAGGAAACAGTTCAACGGAACAGTACACACTGTACCTCAGACCATAACTGTCATTCCCACCCACATCTCCGCGGGGAGTAATGGTTTACCATCCATCTTACAGACATGCCAAATAGTTGGCCAGCCGGGTCTGGTCCTCACACAAGTAGGTGGCACGAACACCTTGCCAGTAACAGCACCTATAGCCTTGACAGTGGCAGGGGTTCCAAATCAAACGAATGTACAGAAAAGTCAGGTCCCCACTACTCAGCCGACCACAGAAACCAAGCCAGCAATAGCAGCAGTCCCATCCGCTCAGCTGGTCAAACACGAAGCCACGTTGGCAAACCCTGATTCGTTTGGCATTCGGGCTAAAAAGACTAAAGAGCAGCTGGCAGAATTAAAAGTCAGCTACCTGAAGAATCAGTTTCCCCATGATGCTGAAATTATCAGACTGATGAAAATCACAGGACTGAccaaaggagagattaaaaaatggtTTAGTGACACAAGGTACAACCAGAGAAATTCAAAGAGTAATCAGTGCTTACATCTCAACAATGACTCCTCTGCCACTATCATCATAGACTCGAGCGATGAAACCACAGAATCCCCAGCTGTTGTGACTTCACAGCAGAAACAGTCCTGGAATCCTTTTCCCGACTTTACTCCCCAGAAGTTTAAAGAGAAGACAGCGGAGCAGCTTCGTGCCCTGCAGGCAAGTTTTCTCAACAGCTCTGTACTtacagaagaagaactaaataggtTAAGAGCGCAAACCAAACTCACCAGAAGGGAAATTGATGCTTGGtttacagagaagaagaaatcaaaagctttaaaggaagagaaagtgGAAGTAGAGGAAAGCAATGCAGGTAGTTCCAAAGAAGAAGCTGGAGAAACTTCTCCTGGAGATGAAACTAGTGCACCTAAGTCAGGGAGTACTGGCAAGATATGTAAAAAAACACCCGAGCAGCTGCACATGCTTAAAAGTGCATTTGTCCGAACACAGTGGCCGTCACCAGAAGAGTATGACAAGTTGGCTGAAGAAAGCGGGCTTGCTAGAACAGACATAGTTAGTTGGTTTGGGGACACCCGTTATGCTTGGAAAAATGGAAACTTAAAATGGTACTACTACTATCAAAGCGCCAATTCAAGTAGCATGAATGGTCTGTCTTCTCTTaggaaaagggggagagggagacCAAAAGGTAGGGGGAGAGGAAGACCTCGCGGGCGGCCCAGAGGAGGCAAGAGAATGAACAACTGGGACAGGGGGCCGTCCCTCATCAAATTTAAAACTGGAACTGCAATACTTAAGGATTATTACCTGAAGCACAAATTTCTTAATGAGCAAGACCTCGATGAACTTGTTAACAGATCACATATGGGTTACGAGCAGGTCAGAGAATGGTTTGCCGAAAGACAGAGAAGATCGGAGTTAGGTATAGAATTATTTGAGGAAAACGAGGAGGAAGATGAAGTTATTGATGatcaggaagaggaggaagaagaaacagatgaCAGTGACACTTGGGAACCCCCACGACATGTGAAGCGGAAGCTTTCTAAATCAGATGACTGA